In Candidatus Syntrophosphaera sp., a genomic segment contains:
- a CDS encoding ZIP family metal transporter, with protein MLFGIDNPVVLALLGTTFTWLMTAVGAAFVLFFRSFKPWLLDTMLGFAAGVMIAASFWSLLNPAIAMSKGNPLPALLGFLA; from the coding sequence ATGCTGTTCGGAATTGACAATCCCGTAGTCCTGGCCCTGCTGGGCACCACTTTCACCTGGCTGATGACCGCCGTCGGCGCCGCCTTCGTCCTCTTTTTCAGGTCCTTCAAGCCCTGGCTGTTGGACACAATGCTCGGTTTCGCCGCCGGAGTGATGATCGCGGCCAGTTTCTGGAGCCTGCTCAATCCCGCCATTGCCATGAGCAAGGGCAATCCGCTGCCCGCCTTGCTGGGATTTCTGGCCG